The genomic stretch CTTTTGCCAGCGCCCACACTGACGAGAGCAATTCATTGGGTTTGTCTAACTGCTCCAAAATTGTGGAATCCTCATTTTCTGTTCAAAAAAGGGAGGAGGTTGAAAACTCATATATACCTGGCTCTGAGACAAAAAGAAAAGATGATCTGAACAAAAATAGCTAGGACCTGAATACTTGAAGACCATCTCCAAAGATTTGCAGGGGATGCTGAAATTTAGACGAGGTATTGTGCTCCCACCACCATGCTTAGCATTGCTGGATATGGTAAGAAGAAATGAGATGACTGTACAGCCAGGCATACAATCACTAGAATCAAGGATACTAAAGAAGTAGGTCACTGTATGCGTGATGCAGGAAAATTAAGATGACGTTAGAAGTTAGGTTTCAAACAGTACATATTCAGCACAAAAATTGGTAACTGGTACAACTCGTATGCAATTTGACAGTGGTATCCATTCTGTTGTATAAAAAAGCTTGTTTATACCTTGTTATTAGCCCAACCATTTGACCATGCGAATTAACAAGAACACCACCACTAGCTCCAGGATGAACTGCCGCTGTTGTCTGCAGCATAACTGGCATGTCCATATTGTCAGTCTCTGAAGTGCTTGGCAGCTGAGAATGTTGAGCTGATGGGATTTTGATAACCTTTGAGACCACCCCAGAGGAAAGGGAGGAACCTAGACCTGCAGACAAATACTCAAATATCAACCGTGTAACAATAGAAATAGCTGAGATATACATGCAATAAATTGAGAATCAAAATGCATTAAGCCCATTTTGAAAAATATGATTGTGAGGCTTATTACCTGATCGAGGTCCAAGAAGGCCATGCCCAATAACATATACAGACGAGCCTGCTGCTGGACAAACAAATTCTGGTCTAATTGCACACAATTCAATCGCAACCTTTTCCATTTGAAGCAAGGCAACATCATGCGGCCCCTTGGAGACGAAAACCACACTAGCACTGTACCATGTCTGTTTCTCCCCATGATCCAAACGAACAgatattctcttctctctttaaAACCCAAACTAAACAATGAAACCTCATGCTTAATGGCATCTTCATTGGACAATGTACATTGTTGTGACTGCAACAGTTTACTTTCTTCTTCAGGGAGATATTCGCCCGCAAGTGAGGTGGTTTTGTTTTCTAAACCTAGAGGAGAAGTTCTCCCAAATCTCCAAGGTTCCAAAAGATGAGCATTTGTCAGAACTAATCCATTCTTGTTGAGGAGAATACCtgaagcccaagatgtatcaCCGACCGTGACAAGAACAACTGAGGATATAGCATTTCTGACTGAAGGAGGAATGCTATACAGGTTAAGACCATTGGCTGAATTAGAAATAAGCCTCCTATGGTTATCCATGCCACATGATTCAACTATTGTACTGTCTGCATTATTGTCATCAAGTAACTCATTTGATACTTGCTCAACTTCCTCGAGTTTGTTGCTGCTCCATGCAGTGCATATTCCATCCCATGTAATCACAAGCTGTCATACAGATAGTAAGTTTACATACTGTTCTATGTGCAACAATCTATTACTGACACCAATAAACTCACCTGAACTTGTATGCTATTGCCTCTCTGTCTTAATGGTTTCATCAGCATCCCCACCAGACAAGAATTTTTGTCAAACACTGGAGCACCTTCCATACCTTAAAATATTTGAAAATCTGTTAACAGCTGATGTCATAGTATGTCCTAAGAGAGACAGTGACATTTTTATACCAGGAAGACAGTGGATATCGGCCATCAGCAGTGAGCTCCTGACAGTGCCTGGCGGTAAGCAATTTGCAACAGCACCAACTGATATACTGCTTAAAGAACAACAATGATATTATGGATTAATCTGACAATAACTCTTTGTTTTTGAATAAACATGACATTTTATAGTAAATGAATGCATGCATGTCTTTCCAATTGACAACTAAGCATCACAGGTTCATAGAAATGCCCTGAACAAAATTAGACAGTCTCTGCTCTTCAGCGTTAGTGGATGTACAGAGAAATCATAAAGAGCAACACTTCAGAGTTTAGTATTATCTCCATAACCAGCTATGTAATGCCATGAAGTTTTCAACTGTTTGGAGTTCAACATTACACTGATTAATAAGATAAACTTGTATTTAACTGCTGCCTGATTGAATTTATAAACACACTAGGTGCATATGATGACAAATGGAACTAAAGCAGTAGAAACAATATTTACCTGTTGAAGAAATGGAATGGTGACAGGATGCCAAAGGGAGACCCTACTACCAGCAGAGAGTCCCCTCGCTGTGGCATCGGTGAAACATTGATATGTCTTGCATTCTGATCACATTGGCCAAGATCATGAATTCAATAAGTACACCTTGTAATTCCGGAGGTGCTACAGATCAATGAAATGAAAATGTGTCAGATGATCCTTACATTTGATGTTAAGGCTGAAACTCCTAATATGGCAATTCTTGTGGCTGACTTGGCTAATATTGATGGCTCCACTGACTCAGCATACACATTCTTCCTGTTGGACTCAAGGGAAGACCGGACATCATTTTCAACCTGATAATTGTTGATAGTTGTAAGTATTTCATCACTACAAAATCAGGACAGTAAATTTTAGCTCGATCAATAGAAAACCTGCTTCTGATTGACATCAGCCAATGACCAGCCAACATCCCATGATGAACTTCCAATAATCGAACCATCATATGTTAACAAGGATAATACAGAATCAGCAGATGCTGGGACATCAACCtaaaaaaaggaaacaaagttgctgAGCTGATGATTAATCAAATCATATCTTCCATTCATAATGTCATATGTAAATATCTAGAACCTCATAAAATAATCAAATAACTAATAGCAGTTCTTATTTTAATTATGAAGTCTAAGTTGATGTTCCTGAGCTCCAAGAGTACCTTCTGAACCCAAAATACTACAAACCAGTCCTTTTCTATTCACATATGCAACTTTACTAAAAATGGTACGAGCACTGCTCATTCATATAGCACGAAAAAAATATCTACAGAGTTTTAAACTGCTTCACGGCAAAAGTCCCAACTAGCACTAGAATCTGGATAAACAAAAAAGAGTAATACTAGTAACTAGGAGAGTGGACAAATGGAGGCCAagctacatgtagccctttattttgaaaaattcagaaatcatagttttaagattcaaaaaaatttgaaaaaaaatcttgGATGTATCCAATGATGGTATCTACAAACAcgtaaaatctcaatgtgaaattcttagtAGTTTTatgctacacaaaaatgaaaaatatgtggatctgagaatagtgaatactgcacatttcaaaactacaaaacctgccagattttttcatttttgtgtagtttacaatacaaagaatttcacattgagattttgcatgtttgtagatttcatcattgtctacatccagaatatttttccagattttttttaaaacttaaaactatgattttcgattttttgaaaataaagggctacatgtagctcggcctctgtTTGCAATTTTCGGCATATATTTTCAGTTTTCACAGGGAAAGAAACACCTACCATCGCAAGTAACTGAGCTGAAAGCCACTGTGGAGCTCCAGAATCTCCATCTCTGATGTACCCTGATTCCTCACGCTGCATATGCCAGGACAAGTTCAGGCTTTCAGGAAAATTTTCCTAAAATTCACGCATAACGGATATCCCCTGTGTAGTTCTTCAAATCACATAATTAAGCACCGAATGTTTTGTCCTCTAATCCTATACCCTCTAACAACATTGTGCCCATCGATCTGAAGATCTAATAACCCAACAACTATGCATCAATCTACATGTCTGCATTAGTCTTTACTCCTATGTGGTGATTGACAGCTTGACAAAATTTCATCAATGTGAATTCTTATTTCTTCTCAAGGAGGCAATGAGCAGGTTTAAGTGTGGAGTTAGGCAATGCAGTACTAGTGTCTAGTGTAAGACCATAACAGCTGATGTTCCTTACCTCAACTAGCACATCAAGACGCGCCTCCGGTACTAACCTCGGCTGCAGTTCCTGCAGGAATGTATCATCAAGCAACCAAAACCTCAGCACCAAAATCACCTCAATTACACAGGTGTGAGTACGAGGCGCCGCGACCAACCTCGCTGGGGCTATCCCGCTGCTCCGCGACCAGGAACGGCTCGACGAGCGACGCGGCCGTAAGCGCGAGCCCCCCGGCGTGACCACGAGCCGCGCATACACGGCTTAGAAGCGGCGGTGGCTCCGAGAGGGCGCCCGGCGGCAGGAGGATGGCCGACGCCGAGAGCGTGGTGGACCCCGACCTGGAACCAAGCCAAGTCACGATTGAGCTCAAATTTCGCGAAGAGGTCAACGAattaggggaggggagagagcggCCGCGTACTGGTGGAGGTGGAAGGCGTGGCGGCGCATCTTGACGGCCTTGGGGTCCTGCAGGAAGCGGAGAGGAGCGTCGCGCTAAGCGAGAAAGCTCGGGAAACGCTGGTACGggtagagggagaggagaggagaggaggttgGAGCTGACCGGACCGACGATCCGAGCCATGGCCGAGAAGcttcgcgcggcggcggcgatctcctGCGCCTCCATGGCGCGCAGCCGCGGGGAGCCGGCCAGCCGGAGAGGAGGGGACGGCACGGCAGCGTCTCTCCCTTTTTGACTTGCTTGCTCTTTTCTTCAGAATCAGTTTGCTGTTCTTTTTTTGGAGAGTACGCGACAGCTACCACTATACGCGACCGCGTACCACTATCTATATACACTGTATTTTCATTTAGAAGATGTTGAACTATGCACAAGGACAAGGTGATGATTTTTTGAAGGGGAACAATCAAAGCATCGGACCAGCGGACGTTAATTTGGTGCACAGTGCTCTTGggttttaaaatatttgaaaattatatttttatgttttaaaaaatcattaaatttattttataaATACATATAAATGTCCTGAATACTCGTGCGAAGGTAAAAATTATGTTGTACTTTAAGCTAGAGAAAAAAACCAAATTTGTGGATGTTTATAGGGccatatatttgtcagaaatctgtcttttttatatagctcaaaatacacCATACTTTTTCTCCAAAATTCTTACCGCACCTTCGAAATGTTTATGTATGTACGTacttaatttcaatttttttgaaacccAAGAAACATGGTTTTCAAAATTCAGGAGCACTGATGCTTATGTGCATAAGACACTTTCCGCGGACCAACAAAATACATTACCCACTCAATAACCAATGCCAGCCTCCAGCATGGCCATTCCAAAAGGTACCTCGTTGCTTCATGTCGCAACCTTGATATGAGTTAGGCGAGTTCAGCTAAACATGCGGTGCTTTCACTCCTTCTCCAAATGCTGCATAGATGTATATAAATATTCCACTAAGGTGTCACTTTTTCTCTTTTGATTCGCTCGGTAGCATGGCATTCCTCCAGTCTGAGATATCCTCAAAAGAGGAAACATTTCGATGAACTGGCGTGGCTTGGACGGTCCACATCTTGCTCCACAATGCCTCGGAGAAGGGGCATTCTTTGAAAAGGTGGACTACCGTCTCGTTTGTGCTAAGACATAAAGGGCATATAGGATCGTGGG from Lolium rigidum isolate FL_2022 chromosome 4, APGP_CSIRO_Lrig_0.1, whole genome shotgun sequence encodes the following:
- the LOC124707388 gene encoding LOW QUALITY PROTEIN: glyoxysomal processing protease, glyoxysomal-like (The sequence of the model RefSeq protein was modified relative to this genomic sequence to represent the inferred CDS: inserted 1 base in 1 codon) — its product is MEAQEIAAAARSFSAMARIVGPDPKAVKMRRHAFHLHQSGSTTLSASAILLPPGALSEPPPLLSRVCAARGHAGGLALTAASLVEPFLVAEQRDSPSEELQPRLVPEARLDVLVEREESGYIRDGDSGAPQWLSAQLLAMVDVPASADSVLSLLTYDGSIIGSSSWDVGWSLADVNQKQVENDVRSSLESNRKNVYAESVEPSILAKSATRIAILGVSALTSNNARHINVSPMPQRGDSLLVVGSPFGILSPFHFFNSISVGAVANCLPPGTVRSSLLMADIHCLPGMEGAPVFDKNSCLVGMLMKPLRQRGNSIQVQLVITWDGICTAWSSNKLEEVEQVSNELLDDNNADSTIVESCGMDNHRRLISNSANGLNLYSIPPSVRNAISSVVLVTVGDTSWASGILLNKNGLVLTNAHLLEPWRFGRTSPLGLENKTTSLAGEYLPEEESKLLQSQQCTLSNEDAIKHEVSLFSLGFXREKRISVRLDHGEKQTWYSASVVFVSKGPHDVALLQMEKVAIELCAIRPEFVCPAAGSSVYVIGHGLLGPRSGLGSSLSSGVVSKVIKIPSAQHSQLPSTSETDNMDMPVMLQTTAAVHPGASGGVLVNSHGQMVGLITSNAKHGGGSTIPRLNFSIPCKSLEMVFKYSENEDSTILEQLDKPNELLSSVWALAKAPSSIPFLSSPPEKSREAKVLEFSKFLAEQEESLKSGNDIEPFLRHKIPSKI